Below is a window of Podospora pseudocomata strain CBS 415.72m chromosome 1 map unlocalized CBS415.72m_1.2, whole genome shotgun sequence DNA.
CTTGTTGGTTAAACGCAACGAGCTCACAACTGACCTCATCCGCCATCCCCTGCAGCTGCGCAAATGCTACATCGTTGGTCTTGCTCTCGTGCTGCAGTATTCTCTTTGCCCTGACCACGGAATCTCTGTTGTGGGTAGCCACTACCATGGACACGTCTGGAAACTGACCCTCTCCCTTCAACGGTCCTACTTGCCAATCCCTTTTGAGCAACGCCTCCGCAATACCGTCGTATGCCTTGTCTGTGTCCTCCTTGGTGTCGTGTATCAGCTGCCTTGGGTCGCTCCCCAGGTACGCGCCTCTGACCAGTTTGACGCCCAGTACgaaccccttcttcttggcttccTGTAGATGTTGACTTAACGTTTCGGGAGTCGACTTGAGATAAGCCTGATATGTCCCATACACCACCGGCTGGGTTCTGTTGTACCTCTCCATAAACTCCACCGTCCACTTGTCAATTCCGCCCTGGACGGCGGCTTGCTCAGCGTCGAATAGCAACCTGACACTCCTTGACTGGGCCAATACACATATGCTCTCGATCGCCTTTTTCAGCTGTGGTGAGGGATCCGCCCCCTGCCGTAGACACTGCAATGCCAGCACGCCCGCCCCGGTAAATTTGAGGGCCACATAATCCCCCCTGTTGGCCAGTAGCACGGTCATGAGCGTCCCCTGAGCCCAGctgtcaatctcctccatgtcGACCTTGGTCTCTTCCGCAACATGCTTTGGCAAAGAACCAGTTCCCTCCTGTCCATGCGGGGTGACGACCTCTTTGGCATAGCCCAAAATCACCCCTTCAAACCCCACGTCTTTGAGGCCCTTGATCGTCCTGGCTACCTCGGCAGGCTGCTCGCCGGCGCAGAATTGGGCATAAAACGTCTTCTTCAGCAGAGCTCGCAACAGTGGGTTTGAGTCAGGGTTGAGAACTGGGTTGGTTGTATGGGCCAGCATGGACATGATGGCCAGTGAGGGAGGTAAGAAGAATGGCGACGAGGATATCGTGGCCGTCATCCATGACCTGAGCACGGTGGCCAGAGGTAAGACTGAGAGAGGCGCCGGTTTTGGTGGCCCCATACCGGCGccttgtggttggtggtgatgctgatgattGGGGAGCAGTGACGGCGATGGTACTCCTGATAGTGTCAGGTTGCTGGATGGTGACGACTGTGTAGAGGAGTAGTGTAGTGATCGAgttgatgtggatgatgactCTCTGGAAGGAATTAGTATGATGTTGTGGCGGCCGCACCGCACAGGGAAACCTGCTTGTCCGCTGGAGTTGATTGCAGCGATCGACCGTCTCTTGGACATGCTCCAGGGCAGAAGCATGCCAGGCAAAGGCCTGGGGAGCGATGCCATGGTCACCGGCCTGCTAAGAGATGCTCTGGCTGAGAGGTCGCGAGCAAGATGGTCTCAATGACGCAGGCAGCAAAAAGCACCAGCAAGTTGAGATGAAATCCAAAGTCAATTGATGGCCAGGTTACGCTACGTCCACCTTATATCAGAGACAAGCTCCCCGGTATCGCACATGCAGTGACGCAGTCCGGCCAGGTTTCCATTGAGTTTTGATAGTGGTTCATTCCAGAGCCGACCAATCCCCTCTGATACCCCTCGAAGCTGCTGCACTCGCTGATTTGCCGTTCGATCTCGGACGCCTCCTTTGTCAAGCTTTCCGTTCGCTGCAGGCATGATGTTATCGTCGGTCCCTTATCAACCGGCGGCCCCCCACACCCCCTGCCAAAGGCCGCCGGTAGCCGCAAATGCGGGCAAGTGTGGGGAAAGGGACCACTGCCGTCATCGACGAATTGGCCCCGCCCCTCTGCTCCCACGCGGGTCTCGATTCATTCCAGTCGAGCTGCCAGTCCTGCCAAGCTCCCTAGCGCTCCTGAATGCCCCTGTGGACGGCTTTCCATGGCCCCTGGACAGTCCCGACTCCTTCACCGCGGACGTCGCAAGCAGCGCCATCCCCATGACAAAGCCCACGCCAGCGGCTTCGGAGAGCGGTTGCTATCGGCGCTCATAGAAAGACGTCAATTCCAATTATCCGATCCAGTGACCAGCCGCGCCAATTGAGGAGGCTGACTGGGTCATGTGGTTTCGTGGTGCGCCGTGGCCATGCAGCTGGGTGATCCCTTTCCCGACAAGGGCCGAAGCGGAAGTACCCTTCTCGTGGTGTGTTGAAGCTTGCCGCCCCTCCCTGGTGCGAACAACGGTATAAAGGAGCCTGGCAATCAACACTGTGGCGGATACAAGAGTGCTCATGCCTTTTGCTTCAAGGTCCTGATCTTGCGCTTGATATACTCGACGTACTGCAGACGGCGGCCCCTCTTAGCCGCCAGGATGTCTTGTATTCCGCCGTAGAGGGTACCGACCACGAGGGCTGTCTTGGTGGTTCGGGCTGCGAGGGGCAATGAGTAACGGTCTGCAGCAGTCTGTTAGTATTTTGCCGTAGGCTTTCGGTATTCAAGAAAACATACTCCAGAGGCTAAAGACTCCAGCACAAGTCACCATGGACGTCACAGTGTTGAACAGATCGGCAGTGCCGCGATACTCGTCAAACATGTGCTCAATGGAAAACACAGCCGTAGTCCAGACACCAATCTTGGTTCCCATCTTTAACCCCTCACGTAGGCCTCCGCGGGCTGCGATGTAATTCTTGCTCTTGTGGTACAGGTACCAGCCGGTGGCGGTCGAGGGCAGCTTGTGGGCATGCTCGGCGCGGAACTGGAGACTGGCGATTTTGCTGCCGTGCCCTGCTCCGACAAGGAAGCCAGTGCCAAAAGACAGCATTGTGGCGAGCGGCAACCGAATCATAGGGGGCATCGACAAGCGCGAAGAAATGTAGAATGCCTCGATTTCTTCTTTACTGGGCTTTTGATAGCCGACCGGGACATCGTCTTGCTGGGGCGGGGCTGGGATTTGAGCTGCTGGGTAAGACGCCGGATGAGTAGCCATGGTGAATATATCTTTGGACTCGTGTCCCGTCATCATGTGCTTGGCCgtgatgttggagaaggagaatgCTTCAGCGAGGAAAGGCAATGGTTAAACTGAGCGGACGAGACAGCTGCTGCACCGTCGATCTGCCTGGTGATTGGATTGAAAATGGAAAATGCAGAGGTCAAAGCTCCCTGCCCCACCTTCTGTTTGTCGCCATGATCAGGCAGCTTGGCAACCTGCCCCACACAAGCTCTCACCACACCTTTACACCCAAGACATCAAGATAGTACAAGCTCATCAATTTTTAATATAGATCACTGTCAAGATGGTATGTGGTTCTTATAGTGATGTTGCTATGTTGTGAAGCTGATAGAGTGACAGCCTCCACGTTCTGCCGCCGTCATTGACGACTCGCCTACTGCTCTTACAATCATACTCAAGCACGGCATTACCAGCGTCTTCCTCTTTGCGTCTCCATCATGGACCTTTGAGAAGCTCTCCGCAAATCTTCTCGAGGTCTTGCGTGACCGCTACCCAGAGGGCGTGCCCAAATCTACCGAGAAAGAATCCACCATTACGCCCATTCCAACTGAAGACGCCGACGTCAGAGTCGTGTTTGGCACGCCCAGAGATGCCGACGACTACACCAGGGGGTTCAAGAAGTTTGACGTGAGCCCGGAGGATACTTTGGGCaagaaggggttgaagaaggttaGCACTCTTGCGTTTGCGCTGCTGGAAccagacgaggatgaggacgagcCAGTCAAGTTTGAGGTCGCCTTTCCAATCAACGATGTCGAGGCCTAAACATTCCTGGCGTGCACAAAGGAGGGTGGTTCTGGGTCTAAAGGAGCATCATATGCGAGTTTGGCGTTCTCTTAGCTGGTGTTGGGGCTGCAATTGCATTGATATcatggtgtttggtgtttcTTAGCCCAGAGAGCAAATGACAGTAAAATCATTATTCCGTCGTTGGCACGGCTGTTGCCGAATGCTACAAGAGCGCCCTTTCATCTCAATGCTATGTGCAAAATAATACCAGATAGATCGCATCTGGGTTAGTCCACttgtcgatgatgaagatgagcaAAATACCAAAAGGTTGAGGTCGTGCCCGGGTTCGAACCGGGGTTACTGGAAGGTTTGAATGAGAAATGTCATCAAAATCCAGAGTGATAACCACTACACTACACAACCTTGGATGATTTCGACAGTCAGATCATGGTATTATAATTGGCAGTCGTTCTTACTCAACACACGATATCCACGGCACCAGGAGCTCAGTGTGTCCTAGGTAATGTATCTTTGGATTTCTGTCATTTGATTGATGCCAAAAAATAATCGAGCTAAAGATCAAAATGACCTCAGGGTGCAGAGGGTCTCGGTGCTAAAATTAGCTGGTCTTGGTCCACTTTCCCAGGGGGTCCGGTCTGTTTCTCGCGGGCGTCATTGGCACCTAGCTCCCGCTCTCGGCAGGCACGGCGTCCACCTGCTCTACACGACAAACATTTATCAACCAACAACTGGAAACGAGGCACGAGCAAAAGGGCCACATTACCGTTGGTGTCGCAGTCTGCAACTATTCACAATGCCATCATAGTTTTCCGTTGCGTGCGCAACAGTAGGATCAGTCACCGCTGAAGATGGAGCCAAACTTGCTCGCACCACGAGCCAATGGTGCGTCTTCCTTTGGCCAACTGCGGCGCATCACTGACAGGAAAGTAGAATGGTCACAGATTCCAacttctctcctcctcgccgaaCTTTCCCGACGCGACGACGCCGATCGCGATCAACGACCAGCTTGCGGCTCCGGCCAAAACAGCCATGGCTACGACACGCCCCTTCACGTCTTCGCCCTGTTCCTGATTCTCACCATCAGCACCTTGGCCTGCGCCTTTCCGCTCTTTTCTCAACGAGTAACGAAGCCGGGGAAGCGCCAAAAGAATATTCTGTTTGTCTGTCAGCACTTTGGCACTGGCGTCTTGATGGCCACAGCGTTTGTGCACTTGCTGCCCACTGCCTTTGTGTCCCTGACAGATCCTTGCCTGCCTCATGTTTTCAGCAAGGGGTACCGGCCACTGGCTGGGCTGATAGCCATGATTGCGGCGTTTGTGGTCGTGGTGATTGAGTCGATCCTGTCGAGCCGAGGGGCCGGGCATAGTCACTCGCATTCctgggacgacgaggacTCGGAGGAAGGGCACGAAGAGGCAAAACACACGCGCACGCACGGACATGCTGGACACTCGAGGATCCCGGATATCGCCATGGACGATCTGGAAGAGGCTGGAGAGCATCGGGGCTTGGTTTCCGGGGCCTCACCTCTTCCGGGAGGCACTCCTCTGATGCAGGCCAAATCGCGCCAGAGCAGGGATTCGTTCGAACGAGAAAGGGAGTccctggagctggagctcaGCTTGGATGAGCTCAATGGCAGCGGACAGGGTGGCTCGACACGGCTCCTGGCCACGTCGAAACCGTTGCCAGCTCTTCCCTCACATGCGCACAGcggacatcatcaccaaggccCCCCAAACACGGAGGAACAGCAACGCATGATGCTTCAGTGCGTTTTGTTGGAAGCCGGCATTCTGTTTCACAGCGTGTTCATCGGCATGGCCCTGTCTGTCGCCACAGGCCCATCCTTTGCCGTTTTCCTTCTGGCCATCTCCTTTCACCGTATGTGCGCCCTTTCCGCTCTGACAGACAGAAATCCTAACAATGAACAGAATCCTTCGAAGGTCTTGCGCTGGGAACACGCATTGCAGCCCTCCACTTTCCCAaatcctctccccatccttgGCTGATGGTTCTGGCATTTGGCCTGACCACGCCCATCGGCCAAGCCATCGGGCTGTTTGTCCACAGGTTCTACGACCCCATGAGCCAGACAGGCTTGCTCATGGTTGGTTTTATGAACGCCATATCTGCCGGTTTGTTGCTCTTTGCCGGGCTTGTCCAGCTGCTGGCAGAAGACTTTTTGAGTGAAAAGAGCTACAAGACACTGAGAGGACGGAAACGAGTGAATGCCTTTCTGGCAGTGGCCGGAGGCGCAAGCCTGATGAGCCTGGTGGGGGCGTTTGCCTAATACCAATCTTTGTTGTACCATATATAGGCCTCTATACTAATAATCTACTCCTGCACATATCATGACCGCTTGTTCTGAACATATTGCGTAAACGTGGCCCTAGCGTTCTTGCCAAAGTCCAGCGCGTTGCTAAACATGCCTTGGTTGTTGTGCACAGGAAAGCTACCGGATGGGTTCGAAGGCTGGGGCACGGCGGTGCGGCTGATGGCCCAGGCAAAGGTCGACGCACTGCCAGACTGTGTTTCGAGGCGCCCGCCGTTTTGCTGGCTGTTCCACCTGCTGCAGCCCGTGCAGACAACCTCGACGGTCCAGTGCGTCGAGTTGCGTGCTGTCGACAGGGTGCGCAGGGTGGCACCGCTGTAGAGGCCAGGGGTAGTGCGGCCGCTGTGGGAAACATCAGCTTTTGATCTCATCAACCTATTCCCAAGATACATACGCGCTCCACCTCGACGACACAGACACCTGACCCGAGTTTCCGTTCGGCCACGCAACCGTGAGCGGATTGTTGGTCATCCCGCCGCCCCAGGCAAAGCCAACCCATGTCTGGGCAACGGGGGAGATGATCTGGAGGATGGTGTCGTATGCCGCATTGTTGGTCGCGTCAGAGGGCAGGGCGATGCGGTAGGTGGGCGCGGTGGCCGAGGTGTAATACTGAAGAAAGCAGAGACTCGGCACGTTgccggaggcggtggagcaGTATTTTGAGGTGACGCCGTACACTTGCCGCGGTTCTATCTCGGACGAGGGAGTCACCGGGGAGGAAGCTGCCAGCAAAGGTGCGGCGAAGAACGCGACGAGTGATGGCAGATGCATGGTGAACGATTCGGGGccaattcaggggtaattTCTTGCCAACATAGAACTCAAAAACAGAGGGAAAGGCTTGGAATTTATCATCTTATTTTTGTGTACTattccctccttctcaaactgGTCATACTGAGTCTCGCTGATCTGTCGTTCATGGTTGCTCTCCGGATAAAGTCCATATGAGGCATCACCCTTGCCATCCATGTGTTATATAGAGTATTTGCACtgatcaactcctccaactaTCGTCGAGCGGCAAGTGATCGGCAGCAAATCAGAGATCCCGTTTCACAAATCAAGTGATCCCGGCCGGTGGGCGAACAACAGCCTGAAGGACCTCTGCCACTTCACCACGTCGTGTCTCTGAGCTCATCCTCCGAGATGTAACCCCCCTGAAGGGCTTCTCTTTGATTTGAAATAATGTTTACTATGATCTAATCAATCAGCAGTGTTTGGAAACAGGCAGAAACCTACAACGGAGACAACACCAAGCAGGAAGGTCGTAAAAGTGTGGACAATGAATCAAACATGCTCATTCATTCATCATTGAGTTCCTAATGAGTTTCTACCACTTGCAACAACATCCTGCCCGGGTCTAAAtgatttctttttgctgaACGTTTGTGTCCTTTTCGGATGTCTCTTggacatcatccccatccaccgACGCCTTCTCTGGGGCCTCGGTCACGCCAAACAGCTGGTCCATGGCCTCGAGAGAGACGCCCTTGGTTTCTGGGATGAAGaaccaaacaaacacaaacaTGGAAAAGCAGAAGCTGCCAAAGATGAGGTATGTTCTAAATTTTCGGTTAGTAATCATTTGACTGGTCATATCAAGAGACGCCTACCCATAACCGTCACTTCCGACAGTCACCAACATGGTTGGTACAGCACGGGCAACAACAAAGTTGAAGAGCCATTGAGTGGCGGCAGCGTACGAGACGTTGAGAGACCGAAGACGAGCGGCGGGAATTTCGGATGCCAAAATCCAGCAAGCAGGTCCCCAACCGAATTGGAAGAATCTGTTGCTCTGTCAGTTCATATGAGACAACCGAGAGGATCAGGGTGAGTACGTACGCAGCAAACAAAAAGATGGACACGAGCGCAAAGTACCCGGCCGGGggaacctcctcaccagccttGGGCGGTGAAATGCGCACATACAAACCAATGTAGAACATGGCCAGGCCTTGGGCGATACTAGTCCACAACAGCGAGCGCCTGCGTCCGAGGGAATCGGCCATGAAGAGCAGGAAGCAAATGCAGCTGACCACCTTGACAATACCATAGATGCCAGTGCTGAAAAGCGAGGTAGAAGTTCCAGTCAGACCGAGGTTCTGGAAGATGGTTGGTGCGTaggtgttgatggcgttggtgCCCGTCATTTGCTGGCAAATCATCAAGGTAATGCTGATAAGTACGCGCTTGCGGTTACCAGGGATCGTCCACATCTCCTTTTGCAACTTCCAGTAGGTGGCATCGCCAATGAGGCGCCGATCCTGCTCCAGCTGGTCGACGATTTCTTGAAACTCCTCTTGGACGTACGGGTGTGTGGGTGGCAGGTTGCGGATGTTGGACAAGAT
It encodes the following:
- a CDS encoding uncharacterized protein (EggNog:ENOG503PBC1; COG:E), translating into MASLPRPLPGMLLPWSMSKRRSIAAINSSGQAGFPVRCGRHNIILIPSRESSSTSTRSLHYSSTQSSPSSNLTLSGVPSPSLLPNHQHHHQPQGAGMGPPKPAPLSVLPLATVLRSWMTATISSSPFFLPPSLAIMSMLAHTTNPVLNPDSNPLLRALLKKTFYAQFCAGEQPAEVARTIKGLKDVGFEGVILGYAKEVVTPHGQEGTGSLPKHVAEETKVDMEEIDSWAQGTLMTVLLANRGDYVALKFTGAGVLALQCLRQGADPSPQLKKAIESICVLAQSRSVRLLFDAEQAAVQGGIDKWTVEFMERYNRTQPVVYGTYQAYLKSTPETLSQHLQEAKKKGFVLGVKLVRGAYLGSDPRQLIHDTKEDTDKAYDGIAEALLKRDWQVGPLKGEGQFPDVSMVVATHNRDSVVRAKRILQHESKTNDVAFAQLQGMADEVSCELVAFNQQEATEKQEKAKAYKYLVWGSTGECMKYLLRRAYENRDAVQRTVGSRDAMRAEVLRRLKSLFGLA
- a CDS encoding uncharacterized protein (EggNog:ENOG503P3C3); translation: MMTGHESKDIFTMATHPASYPAAQIPAPPQQDDVPVGYQKPSKEEIEAFYISSRLSMPPMIRLPLATMLSFGTGFLVGAGHGSKIASLQFRAEHAHKLPSTATGWYLYHKSKNYIAARGGLREGLKMGTKIGVWTTAVFSIEHMFDEYRGTADLFNTVTSMVTCAGVFSLWNRYSLPLAARTTKTALVVGTLYGGIQDILAAKRGRRLQYVEYIKRKIRTLKQKA
- a CDS encoding uncharacterized protein (EggNog:ENOG503P7EN), which translates into the protein MQPPRSAAVIDDSPTALTIILKHGITSVFLFASPSWTFEKLSANLLEVLRDRYPEGVPKSTEKESTITPIPTEDADVRVVFGTPRDADDYTRGFKKFDVSPEDTLGKKGLKKVSTLAFALLEPDEDEDEPVKFEVAFPINDVEA
- a CDS encoding uncharacterized protein (EggNog:ENOG503NURY; COG:P) gives rise to the protein MEPNLLAPRANEWSQIPTSLLLAELSRRDDADRDQRPACGSGQNSHGYDTPLHVFALFLILTISTLACAFPLFSQRVTKPGKRQKNILFVCQHFGTGVLMATAFVHLLPTAFVSLTDPCLPHVFSKGYRPLAGLIAMIAAFVVVVIESILSSRGAGHSHSHSWDDEDSEEGHEEAKHTRTHGHAGHSRIPDIAMDDLEEAGEHRGLVSGASPLPGGTPLMQAKSRQSRDSFERERESLELELSLDELNGSGQGGSTRLLATSKPLPALPSHAHSGHHHQGPPNTEEQQRMMLQCVLLEAGILFHSVFIGMALSVATGPSFAVFLLAISFHQSFEGLALGTRIAALHFPKSSPHPWLMVLAFGLTTPIGQAIGLFVHRFYDPMSQTGLLMVGFMNAISAGLLLFAGLVQLLAEDFLSEKSYKTLRGRKRVNAFLAVAGGASLMSLVGAFA
- a CDS encoding uncharacterized protein (CAZy:AA8; EggNog:ENOG503PMZP; COG:S); amino-acid sequence: MHLPSLVAFFAAPLLAASSPVTPSSEIEPRQVYGVTSKYCSTASGNVPSLCFLQYYTSATAPTYRIALPSDATNNAAYDTILQIISPVAQTWVGFAWGGGMTNNPLTVAWPNGNSGQVSVSSRWSAGRTTPGLYSGATLRTLSTARNSTHWTVEVVCTGCSRWNSQQNGGRLETQSGSASTFAWAISRTAVPQPSNPSGSFPVHNNQGMFSNALDFGKNARATFTQYVQNKRS
- a CDS encoding uncharacterized protein (EggNog:ENOG503NVZH; COG:P), with the translated sequence MGLSQKILRKIVRNEAMATDPAEIYGWRVYLLACSACFGAMSFGWDSSVIGGVIVLPPFVRDFGLGDRNSVATANLAANIVSTLQAGCFLGALIASPLTDRFGRKWCLIATSLVIIIGVIMQAAASGKLAAMYVGRFVAGVGVGAASAVNPIYVSENSPRAIRGLLTGLYQLFIVTGGMIAFWINYSVSIHFPDWPIMYIFPLAIQALPAALLCGCMLLCHESPRWLARQDRWEDCKRILSNIRNLPPTHPYVQEEFQEIVDQLEQDRRLIGDATYWKLQKEMWTIPGNRKRVLISITLMICQQMTGTNAINTYAPTIFQNLGLTGTSTSLFSTGIYGIVKVVSCICFLLFMADSLGRRRSLLWTSIAQGLAMFYIGLYVRISPPKAGEEVPPAGYFALVSIFLFAAFFQFGWGPACWILASEIPAARLRSLNVSYAAATQWLFNFVVARAVPTMLVTVGSDGYGTYLIFGSFCFSMFVFVWFFIPETKGVSLEAMDQLFGVTEAPEKASVDGDDVQETSEKDTNVQQKEII